The sequence ATCGAATTGGTCCTCGTGATTTCCATCTTGGGGATTCTGGCGATTGCGGCATTGCCTTCGTTTATCAACGTGAGCACGCAGGCAAGGCAAGCTTCGCGAGATGGAGTTGTGGGTGCGGTTCGGTCAGGAATTGCTCTTTATAGAGCAAACGACTTGGTCGTGAATGGCGCTCCGGGAAATTATCCCGCATTGCTGGACGCGGCCGCGGCGACATCAACGGCAGGGGCCGGCAATTTGTTTTACAACAACGTCTTGAGTCAGGGCATTGCCGACGGGAACTGGACAAAAGGTGCAAGTACAACGATATATATCTACGATGATGGCACCACAACTTACACGTACACGTATACCCCAGCTACCGGCGCCTTTACGAGTCCGACCGCTCCATAAGTTTACGACAGAGCGTAGTAATCGACGGATAGCCTGTCATTCTGAGCCGCAGGCGAGGGATCTCAAGTTGATGCAAAGGAGATCCTTCACTTCGCTCAGGATGACAGCTTCTTTCTTATTGTAGAGATGCGCAGGTATTTGATTTTTTGAAAGGAGGCGGTTTGTATCAGAGGCTTTACTTACATTGAGATTGTTATTGTAATGCTCGTGCTTGGCCTCTTCGTCGTGACCCTCATTCCCAAAGACAGCTTTCAACGTTTCAATCTGGAAACAGCTGTTAGCAAAGTAACGGAAGATATTCACTACACACAAGAACTTGCTCAAACAACCAGCACAAACTGTGGTATCAACTTTGTCGCAAGCGGAAGTTATACTATTTATAAGGGAAGTACTGCGACACCCGTTACAAACCCTCTCACCAAACAGGCGTTCGTCTACACCTTCTCCGATAATTTTAAGAACGTAAACATTTTGAACAATCTTCAGGTGGAATTTAACACAATCGGGAAACCGGTTTTGGGGGGAGGCCAAACAGTCAACATCACGGACGGCACCACAACCGCCAATTTGCTGATTACCAACAATACCGGTTTGGTGCAGAGACAATAAGAGACAATGATCTTTATGAAACAAAGAGGATTTACATTGATTGAGGCAATTCTGACACTGACCATTTTGGCCGGTGGCATTGTGGGTGTATTAACTCTCTACCAGCGCAATATCGCAAACTCAGATGAAATGGAACAGACTCTCATCGCCACATTGTTGGCAGAGGAAAAGCTGGAGCAGATTGTTCACGATAAAAAATACAAACTCTACCCTTACATTGTTACAGCCAATTATCCGGCTACGGAAAATCTGACTGCGGAGGGCTATCCCGCTTATACCCGTACGATTACCATTCAAGAGGTGAGGAGCACGGATCTGATAACACCTCAAAGCGGAACCGGATATAAGAGAGTAACGGTGGGCGTCTCCATCACCGGAGGTCCTACAATTACTTTCGATACGCTACTGACACAATGGGGAGAATTCTGATGCGCCAAAAAGGATTTACACTTGTTGAAGTCATATTGACCATTGTGGTCATTGGAATTCTTTTTGCCGTCAGTAGTATTGTCCTCCGACAGGGACTTGATTCCTATTCCCATATCCTCAACAGGAGCAACAATCTGCAAACAACCCGCTACGCCATGGAGCGCATGATTCGCGAATTGACTCTGGTTGGAGATACGAACCCCACCAATATTCAGAATATCCAGTCGGACAGAATCACTTATGTTGACTCCGACAGCAACACCACCAACTTTAACTTTGCGAACGGAACACTTTATCGCAGCACAGACCCGCTTCTAAACAATGTTACGGCAGTTACCTTCACCGGATTCAAGGATACGGGCGCAACAACCACGGCGGGAAATCAGGTTCGCCGTGTCCGCATTCAATTATCAACACTTCCGCCAAACCAAACAACGCCATTAAATTTAAGAACAGACATATTTATTCGAAACTACATGTATGAAAATTTCAGATAGCAAAAAAGGGATCTCAACTCTGGCCGCTTTGTTTACGCTCCTAAGCCTTGTGGCCATGGGCGTCGTGATTGCCTATCTGGTGGCCGGCGGTTCGGAAGGGCGAACGAATCATCTCACTTCCACTCAGGCATTTTATGTCACGCAGGCCGGTATTGAATACGGAGTTCGCAAAATCTATGAAGCGGCCAGTCCCGTTGTCAACCCCCCGGGCATCAATTTTGGAAACGGCTCTTTCACGATCGGCCAATCCGGGAGAACTCTTACCGTCACGGGAACTGTGGGAAACGCGGTGCGTGTTTACAGAGTTGACAGCCCCACACAGGCCGACTGCACCGTTATCGATACGAGCAACTACAACATGCAAGACCATGAAAAATCCGTTTCCCAAATCACCTTTCGCAAAATTTGTCTGGTTTCGATCACCATCGACAAAATGCAGTTTGATTGGGTTACCAACGGCGGCGAGAAACTGAAAAAAATCAAAATTGAATCCAGCACGGTTTACGACAACCCGTCAGGAAGCCCTTCGGGGACTCTTCTGGACACCGCGGACTTCACGGCAACCACGGGAAACAACAACGTCATCAACCGGATTGAATGGAACAGTGAGATGGAAGAAAAAACAGTGACGATGACGTGGACTTTCACGGACAACAGCACCAAAACTACCACCTTTGGACCATTGGAAGATTGATTGTCCCATTTCTCCATGCTATGGTCCTCCCATGTATCGCGAATTTTTTGGATTTGAAGAAAAACCGTTCAACGTCACCCCCGATACTCGCTATCTTTTTCTTTCTCCGGTTCATGAAGGGGTTTTGCAGATTCTTCGCTACGGCATTCATGAGCGAAAAGGTTTTCTTTTGCTTACCGGAGAGGTGGGCACCGGAAAAACAGTCAGCATTCGGGCACTTCTTAACGAGATCAACCATTCTGTCGCAACCAGTTTGATTCTCAACCCGCAACTCTCACGCCTCGAACTTCTCAAAACAATCAATCGGGATTTTGGAAGAGAATTGAAACGGAATTCCTTCAAGGAACAGATCGACTGTTTAAATCAATTTGTTTTGGAATGCGCCGATCAGGGAAGAAATGCGCTCGTTATTATCGACGAAGCCCAAAATCTGTCTCTGGAAGCCCTTGAAATGACAAGACTTTTATCAAATCTCGAAACAGAGACTACCAAACTTCTTCAAATCATTCTTGTGGGACAATCGGAGCTCGAAGAAAAACTGGCTCGTACGGACCTCCGGCAGTTGCGACAACGCATCCAAATGCATTGCAAACTGACCCCTCTCGACTTGGATCAAACCGAACGCTATATCACTTTCCGCATTCAAAAAGCAGGGCCGAAATCTTCCGTCGCGTTTGAAAAATCGGCGGTACAGTTTGTTCACAATTTTTCAAAAGGGGTACCCCGTCTCATCAACACTCTCTGCGATTTTAGTCTTGTCACCGCCTATTTGAAAAATTCCCGCATCATCACAAAATCGATTGTGAGTGAGGCCTTTTCCGAGATTAAAGGAGATATTCCCTATGTCGCTCATATTTGACGCGCTGAAAAAAGCAGAAAAAGACCAACAAAAAAATCCCGATGCACCGTTGAAACTTCCGAATCCGATACTTCAGGAAAACCGCGCGAATGCTCAAAAGAGAATTCTGATTCTCCTTGCGCTACTTCTAATCAGTGCGGGGTTTCTTGCTTACCTCCGTTTTTTTAAAAAATCTTCTGTGACCGCGCAAACCGCACCCACTCCCATTACCGCAGAAGGAAAAAAAGGAGACTCTTCTGATCCAAACTTTCTCAAAGAAAAAGCGACAACCTTGGCCCACGACAACAAACTGGAAGAAGCGCAAATAATTTGGCAAAAACTCACATTGCTTTTACCAACGGACTCCGAAGTCTACAACAATCTGGGATTTGTCCTTAAAAAAATGGGGAAAAAAGAAGAAGCGTATCAGGCTTATCATCAGGCATTAGCTTTAAGGAAGGAATATCCGGAGGCATCCAATAATTTGGGTGTGCTTCTGTTGGAAGACGGGGTTCGTACATCGGCCAAATCGGAATTTCAAAAAGCAATCAGCCTCGCCCCAAATTATGCGGACCCTCATTTCAATCTCGCCCTCGTTTTGGAGCAGGAAGGAAGTCTTAAAGAAGCCGCGGATCAATACAAAACTTTTCTACAACTTTCTCCTAATTTGGAAGAGGGATTCAGAAAAAAGATCGAAGAAAAAATCACGCGGTTTAAAATCCAATGATACCGATCCCTTTTTTAAAAAAATTTCAAAGACAGGACACCATCGGCCTTGACTGGGGCCTCGAAGATTTGAAATGGCTCAAACTCCAAACGCTGAGTTCCGGCCATCGCAAAATTTGTTATCTCGATTATCTTCCCCTCCCCTCCGATGAAAAAGAAGCCTCCGCAGTACTCAAAGATTATGTTTTGAAAAAGGGTTTAACGGGAACCCCCACTGCCGTTTCGTTTCAGGAAGAGGGGCTGGCCATTCGCAGACTGGAACTGCCGCGCATGCCGCCTGATGATCTGCAGGAAGCTGTGCGCTGGCAAATGCGTGATATCGCCGAAGGCTCGATGGATGATTACCTCGTCCGTTATTCTCTTTTGGAGGAAACAACCACGCCCGAAATGGTGCGTCTGACACTTCTGGGTTACGCCATCAAAAGAAGCGCCATTCAACATCAGACAATTCTTTTACAGAAAGCCGGTTTGAAACCTTTTTTTCTGGAACCGACTCCCGTCTCACTGGCCTTCGCGGTTGAAAAAACCTGCCCTTCCGCCGAACATGAATGGACCGCCTGCGTGGATGTGGGCAGAAAACGCGCCTATTTTTTGGCTATCGGAAACGGGAAACTCCATTTTGTGCGTTTCCTTTCCGGTGTTGCGCTGGAACAGATGGGAGAAACGTCTGAAGACTACGCCACAAAACTTGCGGTTGAAATTCAGCATGCCGTTGATGCTTTTTCCATTGCCTATCAGGTCGAAAAAATCAAAAAAATATTTTTGGCGGGGGGAGGAGCCGGCATTGAAAAACTGCCCGATTTTCTGACAAAAAATTTGGGCATTTTTACGGAGGTGTTGAACCCATTGGCGGGGTTGGAAGGAACAAAAGGATTTAAGCTGGGTCTGGAAAAACCATAT comes from Deltaproteobacteria bacterium and encodes:
- a CDS encoding type II secretion system protein, translating into MLKKQKGFTLIELVLVISILGILAIAALPSFINVSTQARQASRDGVVGAVRSGIALYRANDLVVNGAPGNYPALLDAAAATSTAGAGNLFYNNVLSQGIADGNWTKGASTTIYIYDDGTTTYTYTYTPATGAFTSPTAP
- a CDS encoding prepilin-type N-terminal cleavage/methylation domain-containing protein, producing the protein MKQRGFTLIEAILTLTILAGGIVGVLTLYQRNIANSDEMEQTLIATLLAEEKLEQIVHDKKYKLYPYIVTANYPATENLTAEGYPAYTRTITIQEVRSTDLITPQSGTGYKRVTVGVSITGGPTITFDTLLTQWGEF
- a CDS encoding type II secretion system protein, whose amino-acid sequence is MRQKGFTLVEVILTIVVIGILFAVSSIVLRQGLDSYSHILNRSNNLQTTRYAMERMIRELTLVGDTNPTNIQNIQSDRITYVDSDSNTTNFNFANGTLYRSTDPLLNNVTAVTFTGFKDTGATTTAGNQVRRVRIQLSTLPPNQTTPLNLRTDIFIRNYMYENFR
- a CDS encoding AAA family ATPase, with translation MYREFFGFEEKPFNVTPDTRYLFLSPVHEGVLQILRYGIHERKGFLLLTGEVGTGKTVSIRALLNEINHSVATSLILNPQLSRLELLKTINRDFGRELKRNSFKEQIDCLNQFVLECADQGRNALVIIDEAQNLSLEALEMTRLLSNLETETTKLLQIILVGQSELEEKLARTDLRQLRQRIQMHCKLTPLDLDQTERYITFRIQKAGPKSSVAFEKSAVQFVHNFSKGVPRLINTLCDFSLVTAYLKNSRIITKSIVSEAFSEIKGDIPYVAHI
- a CDS encoding tetratricopeptide repeat protein; the encoded protein is MSLIFDALKKAEKDQQKNPDAPLKLPNPILQENRANAQKRILILLALLLISAGFLAYLRFFKKSSVTAQTAPTPITAEGKKGDSSDPNFLKEKATTLAHDNKLEEAQIIWQKLTLLLPTDSEVYNNLGFVLKKMGKKEEAYQAYHQALALRKEYPEASNNLGVLLLEDGVRTSAKSEFQKAISLAPNYADPHFNLALVLEQEGSLKEAADQYKTFLQLSPNLEEGFRKKIEEKITRFKIQ
- the pilM gene encoding pilus assembly protein PilM — translated: MIPIPFLKKFQRQDTIGLDWGLEDLKWLKLQTLSSGHRKICYLDYLPLPSDEKEASAVLKDYVLKKGLTGTPTAVSFQEEGLAIRRLELPRMPPDDLQEAVRWQMRDIAEGSMDDYLVRYSLLEETTTPEMVRLTLLGYAIKRSAIQHQTILLQKAGLKPFFLEPTPVSLAFAVEKTCPSAEHEWTACVDVGRKRAYFLAIGNGKLHFVRFLSGVALEQMGETSEDYATKLAVEIQHAVDAFSIAYQVEKIKKIFLAGGGAGIEKLPDFLTKNLGIFTEVLNPLAGLEGTKGFKLGLEKPYLFGPALGLAFLKP